The following are encoded together in the Ignatzschineria indica genome:
- a CDS encoding SufE family protein, translating to MSQSLVAPTQSIEEVVGKIVNGFQFLDDWTARYEYLIDLGRAMPPFPDDQRIEENRLYGCQAQVWLLSQYHEGRLYFQAASDSAIVSGLLALLLRVYSGRTPQEILDHPPDFIREIELEQHLSLYRANGLAQMMKKIRLIAEQTLIEEEHGAL from the coding sequence TTGAGTCAGTCACTTGTAGCGCCTACACAATCTATCGAAGAGGTGGTAGGAAAGATTGTTAATGGCTTTCAGTTTTTAGATGATTGGACCGCCCGTTATGAATATCTTATCGATTTAGGGCGCGCAATGCCCCCCTTTCCCGATGATCAGCGTATTGAAGAGAATCGCCTCTATGGTTGCCAGGCACAGGTTTGGTTACTCTCTCAATATCATGAAGGGCGTCTCTATTTTCAAGCCGCGAGTGATTCCGCTATTGTTTCCGGCCTTTTAGCGCTTCTTCTTCGGGTCTACTCAGGGCGTACGCCCCAGGAGATCTTAGATCATCCCCCTGATTTTATCCGTGAAATTGAGTTAGAGCAGCATCTCTCCCTCTATCGTGCCAATGGTTTAGCGCAGATGATGAAGAAGATTCGTCTAATTGCGGAGCAGACCTTAATTGAAGAGGAACATGGCGCCCTTTAA
- a CDS encoding class I SAM-dependent methyltransferase → MRYPFEITKKGVGTPHNLPAKILAQLEESDREENRFIWDGKTFFWRDLAAGDLKIDFFSKKMRYRMQHLNKAQEPLLRALGWKSNERKNVLDLTAGLGRDSALLFFAGFNVTMFERNPVLQILLKVALEAVPMAEFPQQWRLKEQDAIEYLTHYGLYRADEAQDSVGESLGQIEEDQSEGDQSEGGPIELIYLDPMYPERKKSALVKKELRIIRELVGDDPDSEALLDAALESGAERIVVKRPKGAPFVGEKRPNHSVESPNTRFDVYLRSTKSM, encoded by the coding sequence ATGCGCTATCCATTTGAGATAACAAAGAAGGGAGTTGGTACTCCCCACAATCTTCCTGCAAAGATTTTGGCACAATTGGAAGAGAGCGATCGAGAAGAGAATCGATTTATTTGGGATGGTAAGACCTTTTTTTGGCGCGATTTAGCGGCCGGCGATCTTAAAATTGACTTCTTTTCCAAGAAGATGCGCTACCGTATGCAACATCTCAATAAGGCACAGGAGCCACTTCTTAGAGCTTTAGGATGGAAGAGTAATGAGCGTAAAAATGTGCTTGATCTGACGGCGGGATTAGGGCGAGATTCTGCACTTCTCTTTTTTGCAGGCTTCAATGTGACGATGTTTGAGCGTAATCCTGTATTACAGATTTTGTTAAAAGTGGCGTTAGAAGCGGTGCCGATGGCAGAGTTCCCGCAGCAGTGGCGTCTAAAAGAGCAAGATGCAATTGAGTATCTAACCCATTACGGACTTTATCGTGCGGATGAAGCGCAAGATAGCGTGGGTGAGAGCCTTGGTCAGATTGAAGAAGATCAGTCTGAAGGAGATCAGTCTGAAGGAGGGCCGATTGAGTTGATCTATCTCGATCCGATGTATCCTGAGCGGAAGAAGTCAGCCTTAGTCAAAAAAGAGCTTCGTATTATCCGTGAACTTGTGGGAGATGATCCCGATAGTGAAGCGCTTCTAGACGCCGCGCTAGAGAGCGGGGCAGAGCGGATCGTTGTTAAAAGACCGAAAGGCGCTCCTTTTGTGGGGGAGAAAAGGCCTAACCACTCTGTTGAGTCGCCGAATACTCGTTTTGATGTCTATCTTCGCTCGACGAAAAGTATGTAG
- a CDS encoding TIGR00730 family Rossman fold protein, translating to MSREITDLVAVNEDSTLKAASRGARRIPIYDIPIVKAELERADEVLGLRNLEPAVSLFGSARLTKDDRSYQLAFEIAKALSERGVSIITGGGPGVMEAGNRGCQAGKLGTSIGLNIKLPREQSPNIYQDLSLHFDHFLTRKTVFLAYSEAFICVPGGFGTLDELMEALTLMQTKKMIEKPIILVDRQFWQPLLNWFGNELLSQEMIIAKDLDRVTLVDSVEEVLAALAPIYKDLSSEEAK from the coding sequence ATGAGTCGCGAAATTACCGATTTAGTTGCAGTAAATGAGGATTCTACATTGAAAGCCGCAAGTCGCGGTGCAAGACGGATTCCCATCTATGATATCCCTATTGTTAAAGCAGAGTTAGAGCGGGCGGATGAGGTTTTAGGGTTGCGTAATTTAGAGCCGGCCGTCAGTCTCTTCGGTTCTGCACGATTAACGAAAGATGATCGGAGCTACCAATTAGCTTTTGAGATTGCCAAAGCGCTCTCAGAGCGGGGCGTTTCTATTATCACCGGTGGTGGACCCGGCGTTATGGAAGCAGGAAATAGGGGGTGTCAGGCGGGGAAGTTAGGAACTTCAATCGGTCTTAATATTAAGCTACCTCGTGAGCAGTCGCCGAATATCTACCAAGATCTCTCGCTCCATTTTGATCACTTTTTAACGCGTAAGACAGTCTTTTTAGCCTATTCAGAGGCTTTTATCTGTGTGCCGGGGGGATTTGGCACGCTCGATGAGTTGATGGAAGCTTTAACCCTGATGCAGACGAAAAAGATGATCGAAAAACCGATCATTCTCGTCGATCGACAATTTTGGCAGCCGCTTCTCAATTGGTTTGGAAATGAGCTTCTCTCTCAAGAGATGATTATCGCGAAAGATCTCGATCGCGTGACGCTAGTCGATAGTGTGGAAGAGGTCTTAGCAGCCTTAGCGCCCATCTATAAGGATCTCTCTTCAGAGGAAGCGAAGTAG
- a CDS encoding c-type cytochrome, with the protein MKKILLIAASFAALSVPTFAQVDPELATASGCFACHRQDSKLIGPSYDEVYEKYKDDDGAETYLVEKVTNGGSGVWGPIPMAPNLHIPQEKIQLLVQQILHKAN; encoded by the coding sequence ATGAAAAAAATTCTTCTTATTGCCGCTTCATTCGCAGCACTTTCAGTTCCAACTTTTGCACAGGTTGATCCTGAGCTTGCAACAGCTTCAGGTTGCTTTGCTTGCCATCGTCAAGATAGCAAATTAATTGGCCCAAGCTACGATGAAGTATACGAAAAGTATAAAGATGATGATGGTGCTGAAACCTATCTTGTTGAGAAAGTCACCAACGGTGGTTCAGGTGTTTGGGGTCCTATTCCAATGGCACCTAACTTACACATTCCACAAGAGAAGATTCAACTCTTAGTACAACAGATTCTTCATAAAGCAAACTAA